A region of the Artemia franciscana chromosome 19, ASM3288406v1, whole genome shotgun sequence genome:
gttcgttttaagttttaatgtcgctccttactttcagctaaaaaaaactagtttttttatgtaattcctgaacgtttttgaattaatgcatgtttgattttggctctccacacttaaattattaatgtgaaatttgcatattaattccttttttggctaaatggctttctcttagttttgatcaggcgattttgagaaataagggatggggaaagcctagttgccctgcaaattttcggttacataaaacggcaactataaattttaatttttaacaaatgtttttattagtaaaaaatatacataacttatgaattagcttacataacaaacttttatactcttaaatttttattatgtatatgagggggtttgttcccttgttaatacctcgctctttgcactaaatcgtaagttttgtcccaattctttaagaatgacccctgaatccaaaaggcagtagaataaatagttgaaattactaaaaatactatagcataaagagcgaggtatttatctcctcctaaatacctcgctctttatgctaaagtattattagaacccctcatatgcgtaataatctctgttcgttttaagtttcaatgctacttcttactttcaattgaaaaaacttttccatgtttattttttcatttttttttatagtaatttcagaaaatcctgcgcccttttcattgaatttctgttccgccatgacatatttctccaaggaaagatcctcccacatagctccctcccctcaaccccacccccaaaaccccaaaaaaaatccccagaaaacactgtacacttcccagtaaccattattatatgtaaacactggccaaagtttgtaacttgcagcccctaccccagggactgtgggggagtaagtcattcccaaagacatagttattatggtttttgactatgcagaacaaaatggctatctcaaaattttgatccaatgactttagagaaaaaatgagcgtgggaggggtcctaggtgccctccaattttttgatcacttaaaaagggcactagaacttttcatttccgttagaatgagccctcttgcgacattctaggaccacttggtcgatatgatgacccctgggaaaaaaaaacaaaaaacaaacaaataaacacgcaccctcaTTTGTCTTCTgagtaaaaaatacgaaattccacatttttgtagatagaagcttgagacttctacaatagggttctctgatacgctgaatctgatggtgtgattttcgttaagattctatgacttttatgggttgtttccccctattttttaaaataaggcgcattttctcaggctcgtaacttttgatgggtaagactaaacttgattaaacttttatgtttaaattcagcattaaaatgcgattcttttgatgtagttattgatatcaaaactccactttttagagttttggtcgctattgagccgggttactccttactacagtttgttaccacgaactgtttgaaacagctTTAGTAAAGGCCTTATTATTGTATGGTATAtaagacaaatacattaaagtgatcagtgctatgtacgagaataatactgctgcagttaaggtaggaaatgacgTTATCAGctggttttgttttaaatcaggagttaagcaggttgttttctatccccctttatatggatcattttgatggacttcatcTTATGGAGCACACGAAAGGccattggagaccatggaataaaatggggagggaaaactctcctggactaagattatgttgatgattcaagcatcctagatgaaggtatgagcaaaatgaatgaacttttagaggttttgcaaattCAGGGTgatagaataggtttgaaaattaatgttaagaagacaaaatcactaaggctaggatTGGACAAAGATGAAAAAGCAAAATTGGGTaacaaaagattgatcaggtggacagcttcacttactttggaagtattgttagtaaagacAGTTTTAGCAGTGAAGATCTAAAAAGTAGAATACCCAAGGCTCAAGatgtttttttacagtaaaaaaaaaaaaaaagatggcgGAAATTtggtctgcaaaccaagattatagCATTGATTGCTTTCTCTGATTGCTGCACAGTTGGTCATTTTTGTGTGTAGTCATTTGTGATCTTGTGAAAGGCTAGATTGATGCCAAGCAGGGGCTGGTAACTTGTGTTCTGCAGCTGCTCTTTATTTCTAAGAAAGACAAGATCAAGGaggacagtggtcaaatattgcTCTGAAGCAAGGGTGCTCTCctaaaagcagatgaagatttgctcaatgttttccagagaaattgtccattctgggtacctggctgactgaccatatttcaaacagtagactgtacaaaaagtgtggttcaatcctactTTCTTTGGCTATTACGAGAGAAAGATAGAGGTGGCTATAGTATGTTCTGCAGCttaaggatgacatattgccaaagattgtccttttcagacAACTGTCTAAGGCTAAATAGAAAGCAGGTAATCcatggttggggtgggaggatgtcataaagaaagatctgaagaaaattgaaaatttccttGTAGGGTgtaactagacctccgttgcctgtgcaacgggaagtgttgcagcaactgtgccctatgggacacagttgcggagcaacagtctccattatgtccttcagaggacatttttctaatgcggcttcgattgttatcttgaagcatctttgatatggttttattttacgcgataaaaaaaacggtttttatttttcatctggAAAACTATTAGGAATTTTTACACACTTTCTGAGGAACCTTTTAATCCATTTCACGTTTCCCGTCTctcagaaaaatttcaaatttttaaattgctcCGAGGACATGACAACACTTCTAAATAGAAAACCTACAGAATGAATTTTATATCCGGAAAACTATTGCAAGTTCCAGTCTTATGGGATCGAGatctgtcgaaccgcgttggaaaaaaattctagctggcccAGAaccgaagttacctctagaacgtcgaaacttcggaaattatttctaagagaacgaagcaacttggtataaagaacacttcccttcttcttgcataactttcatagcactactcgataaaaataaaatagacatcaaaatcgaaaatttaagaaaatttcaaaaaatcggaacgagattgacttttccggaattatttccgggaaatctgtaagagctacggaattttgtgctccggttctcgaagagacaaatgaaagttctacatgagttcagcataactgtatttctaacaagtttatttccgaagctagggtcgtcttaacttgacgccaaacatcgaacgcagagtttctaagaaaaaaaaggttttattttttttttttatggaaaactgttagaaattttaggaacttctctggaaattttttactctttttcacgtttcccttccctctgaaaaatctcaaatttttaactcttaccacttcggagctacaggtcgctgatcacggtgaaaaaaaaaaaaaaaaaaactacgaaagcaatagtgttgctccgcaacacaatgagggaggctttgaataaatttggaTGCCAGATCagcatgcatagctgtgttggcctcaggcaacAAAAGAATTATCCTCCTTCAATCACCTCAATCCTCCTTCAATCACCTCAGATTCTCTTCAAAATAGGGGAAATCTAACTTAAATGATTGATTAAACCTATAATTAGACTAGGCCTACAATTTTTGCTTTAACTTTATTCCTAAAATCCTTCAACCCTCTCTATTTCTACAATTTAACTTCTATAATTAGTAAATCATTTTATAAAAGTACCTCAGGTTGCGGGATGCCAAATTTGGGAGATGAGAATTTGCCTCCTAGAtactgaaaaatgccttttggCATTTTTATTCAGAAAGACCTTTTTTGGCGTATTTTTTAAAaacgttgaaaaaaagaattgcaCCCCCcctagattctgaaaaatatatttaacccttccccccctcAAACACTTACACGAATTGGTACCACTGCTGAAACCAGAGGATTTTCAAATATTCACATCAAGTACTTCTCAGCACAAAAAGTTGAacgtattttttattattcagtgtttgtttatttgaaaataaattcacaaaaaatcaACTTCAACCTAGTCTCCCTTGGAAGGCTCCATGACCACAAAGGAAAAGGGttagaaaagaaatataccaacaaaaaaagctaacaaaaaaaaaagaaaaaaagaaaaaaaaaatgctatctcGAATGTTAATAACAGTATGATCCAGTTATCTCAATGTTTACCCATAAActctataaatataatttacatctggatttccatttattttgatatttcttcCTGTATTAAATTGTGGGGAATTCTTCCTTgtgaataattatttttattaacatgtcttcgtagttttttttttcgataactTCTATCTCCACGCTgtagaaatattaatttattatatagtGTATACAGCTCAGGATTATGCcaggtttttcttttcatatccCCAGAAACCCAAGGTGTTTGAAACAGGCAAAATGAgctattctattatttttctttttttttcttgaaattcctAAATATTTGGCACACGGTGCTTTTAAGTATTTGATTCGTCGCTGCATATTTTTATTGCTCTATCATGAGGTTTTATATGGCTGTTGAATTTTCAACATTGTGAACATGGCTGttgaattttcaatatattgttttcaatttcaacttggctgttgaatttttcaatatattgttGAATATATGACTGTTGAATGTATTTATATGGCTGttgaattttcaatatattgttttcagtttcaactTGGCTGttgaattttcaatatattgtTGCATATATGACTGTTGAATGTATTTATATGGCTGTTGAATTTTCAACATTGTGAACATGGCTGttgaattttcaatatattgttttcaatttcaacttggTTGTTGAATTTTCATTATATTGTTGAATATATGGCTGTTGAATGTTTTTATATGGctgttgaattttcttttgaaggagtcaacaaagaaacttttagggaaagtATCCCCAGGAAGAGTGTTTGAAATCGAAGTTTAATATTGATTAATGAATTTAtgaattaattgaattaattgaAGCTGTGTACTTTTGTGTCTGTCTTGTTAACTAGGGAATTGAGGGCATAGTACAACAAAAGCTCAACAGAAGAAGGTGATTTTATGTACTTTTAGAAGACAGCGCTCAGCACTATGTTAATCCTTTTGCAAATATACTAGCCATTGGTAACAAGTAATCCAGTCCACCCTCCATTTCTTTTctataatattttgaaattaatatattCAGATAATGAATGGTAATTAAACTCAGGTGACTAATCTACAATAATTAATTTGGTAGTTAATATGCACTGGTAATTAATGGTAATTAAACTATAATCATTAACTTACAGTAAATAATTTAGCAATTGATTTACTCTGGTAATTAATCTATGCTTTGCACAATTCTTATTTCCaggaaaaaagagagacagaggAAAACCTCCCTAGTATTAACCAGCCAAGTACTTCAAAACGGCAGCTATTCACTTCCTCTTCAGAAAGTTTGCCATTACAAAGctttaattttcaagaaaaatcacTGCCAACAATAAGCCAAACATCTAAAAAACATTTGGAAGATTTAAAAAGTGGGGTAGTCTGTGatgtaaatgaagaaaaatcggaaaaaagtTCAGCGTGTCCTGATATAATAAAAGAAGGATTTGATGCAAAGAATAACCCAACGGAAGTAGAAGTTGAAATGAGTCCTGATAAAAATGTAGGTGCTAATAATGACAATGCTGCTGTTGCGGAATttgctgaagaaaatgaagaaagagGGCTTGTAGAGCCTGAGCCAGTTGGCAATGGGGTAGTTAGAGATGGTATTGAAAGTGAGAGTAGTGGAGAAGAAGCTGTTTCAGATGAAGAGTGAGTTGCTTTTTTTGGAGAAGATTTAGCTCTATAGATATTTTGCGTAATTATTTACTTAATAATatgattaatatttatataaaacttAGTTAATTAATGCATCTTTTTGGGTAGAATATTTAAGCTATATTTTAAGACCCTAATATCTAAAATTTCAGTGTAACTACCAGCCTCAAATGGGGAAATATCAGGGTTACAACCCCTGTGATGcagtatgaaataatttctatttgttataaattttataCTGCTTGTCAAATGAAAAAGTGTATGCAAAAAATGTAAgcttaaaaattattgcttttaaGTTTTTGGCATGTtgagtttttaatttaatttttatcaagattgGGAGGAGGGGCAACCAATTTTACAAATTTACTTGTTATTCGCCGACTATTTTTTCTTGTCAGTAATAACTAATGTAGCAAGGATAGTGAAAATTTAACTTGATAGTATAGATTTTTTAACTTGATACTAAGCCTACATAACAAGACGTAACTTtaaagattacaaaaaaaaattggaattcgATTTTTAGTGAACAAGACCTCCAAATGCAGTTTTGATTGCAGTGGgcacccaaaaaaagaaaaagaaaagaaaaaccagGGTGAAAAACTAATTCattttacttgtttatttttgtgattttgtgtGGCAACACTGGCAAAAATATGGCACTGCCCTAAAGACTTTATAgctttgaaacaaccaaaagaaaaaccttagaaaatagttatttttgtaAACGAATTAACCTAagtgggcaaaaaaaaaaattattttggtgtCGTTGGTACTTTCCACATAATGCATAATGTTTTCTTTCATATCTTATAacccgaaaaaaaaatgctttgtaCATTACTTTACTGTAAACAGCATTTTACAACTAATTAATTACCTATCAAGGGCATTCTGAACCCAGTGTTGGATAGTGTTGATGCTTGAATACCCTTggattttgctaaaaaaaaaaaaaaaaaaaaaaaaaaaaaaaaaaaaaaaaaaaaaaaaaaaaaaaaaaaaatgactgaagTTAGGAAATTTGTGGTTTGTTAATAGGGATTCATTATCATGGGAATCCAAAGATTTTCCTTTATTAATTGAAGTGAATTCTCTTCAAGAGATCTTTATTTCCAATCTGTATTATTCTTTGGCAAGTAAAAGGTTTTACTGGTGCCCTTTAGAATGTAAGAATAGATAAGAAGTAcaacaatattatttatttaaaaacaaaagtaagaAATTCACAATTTcagataatatttaaatatacacACAGGTGTGTACATGATAtacttgtatatatttttctatttaagttaggttaggaaCGTTTGAATGTTCCTAACGCTTCAGTGAATGTTTGAGAACCATTCCGATAAAACATTTTTCCAGAAAGACTCTTCTCCCGAATCTTACCCGCCTTGGGCTGTTTGTCACCCTGTTTCCACCTTTTCTCCTGTTCACTGGTTAATCCCTAGATATGGAAAAACTTTTGTCCCTCACATGGAAGCTAGAAACCTTTACAGTAAGGtcctctgatatactgaatctgatggggtGATTTACTATTAAAACCTTTTACTTCCTATGGGCGTTTCTgccctttctcaaaaatcatacaaatgttctcaggctcatagcttttgatggttgcatgaaacttgatgaattttatatatctggAGCTGGCATAAAAAGCCATTTCATTTGAtgtatatggtaaaattcttgttaattgacttcttgctatctcggaaagggtttaggttaggaaaatgaaactttcagggggtgggtctacaggctaaagcatgtcccgagaagttattttaaaatacccacttccacttcttctccctctagagggttctgaaatttgcctacatgacaggtctatatatctaatgaaaatttgacaaaacaacattttaccttaattttcagttaccagttgcttttactctgcctttagttctgaaaatgcaattcctgttatttgagtagaattttgagccatatcaatgttttttttcaaaatttaggaaatgtatttgtatatctttaaaaccttgtaaaatggaattgagcaaagttatgaagctgaaaacaattttgttgtacttcaattaagcagaagatctattttgcaaggtttcacttttataacacaaatattgttaaaggtcatcaaaggtcagggccctctagagggagaaggagtagaggtagttgcttcaaaataccttaccaggacatactttagtctgtagattcatccctgaaagtttcattttcctcacctaaaccctttctgagatagcgagaagtcaattaactagaattttgccgatgtatatattgttatcGAAATTCTTTGTTAtggagttttggttgctatttaGCCGAGTTACTTGTTAATTACAGTttggtaccacgaactgtttaattgaTTGATCAGGCTTGAAATCCAATCCGAGAAAGGGCATTGATGGCGGACATGGACATTAATTTCATGACAACTTTGTATAGCTATTTCTGAGACCCATATTATATGACTTCCACAACTTTAGTGGTAACGTCAACAGTTTGTGGTATCAAAAAgcttgtggtaacgaactgtagtaaggagcaacccggctcaatagtaaccgaaaccctaaaaacgaaattttgataccaatatatacatcaaaagaatttgctcTTTTTAATGTATAatcttcatcaagtttagttggatccatcaaaagttacgaacctgagaaaattagccttattttgaaaaaaagggggggggggaaacaccccctaaaagtcatagaatcttaatgaaaatcacaccatcggattgagcttatcagagaaacctactgtagaggtttcaagctcctatctgcaaaaatgtggaattccacattttttgccagaagaaagatcacagatgtgtgtttatttgtgaGCAAAACAATTTTCTATGTTGGATCTTTTCTGTTGGACGTTCAGCGGTAGATACAAGAAAAAGCCGAAACAATATCGCTTTCGATATCGATACTTACGTTTCGATATCAATATTTAGTGCGATATGTCGATATGCAATATCGCCTAACACTGTTGCCTGATCTATTCTGTGATTAGGAATTTTCTGGTAACCATTAGTGGTGTTCTGATTTATTTGGAGCAAAAACAGTATCCCAATAAACAACCATCATCCTGTAACCTGGATACCAAAAGCTAGCATCTCCAGTAACAATAAATAACTAATTTATTCTAAGATTGATATTCTCCTTTGAATACTCTACAACAGCAATAATAAGATTCTCAATTTAGACAAAGCTAAAGTTGGAAAATTAATTATGtactattttcctaaaaaaaagtcaaagagCTATTTTTgcaaacaataataatataaacgGCTTGTAAACTGTAGTTTTATCTTGATGAAACTACAGTGTTTAGGatatttagatatatatatatatatatatatatatatatatatatatatatatatatatatatatatatatatatatatatatatatatatatatatatatatatatatatatatatatatatatatatattatatatatatatatatgtaatgaattatattatattacgtTTATTGtttgagagaaaggttgagatggcttggaaACGTTCAGTGGATGAAgcatgacagattgccaaagatcttcCTTGTCTGCCAGCCTTCTAGGGTCAAACGAAAAACAGGTTATCTCCGGATGGGGTTGGAGGATGttgtaaggaaatatttaaaggaatttaagggaaataggaacttcttgggagggtttaaagaggtaGCCTTTAAGAatttgggatggaagaggagctcgtatagctgtgttggcctcatgcggcttgatgctgcagtgagttgttagcagttgGAGTAGTCTATTATATTTCAATGCATGTTCAAAGATTTAAGCATGGCTAAACTGTGAATTGATAAAATGACTGATTTTGGTTAAGAATTTGGGATTTTGGGACCACcgatttttggtaaaaatttatcAGTACAGCAAAAATAGGTGAATTGAACGGAATATgcagaaactataaaaaaaaacgaaaaaaatatatagtagATTTAGAGGAGTTGACGAGGAAAAAAGTAGgaaaaattctcatttttaggaaatatataaaCAAGTTCCTATGCCAGTACCTgctaaaagaaaagatttttattGGCCAGTAAAAGATAGCTTGTAAAAGATCGCGCTGTAAGAGATAAATTTCGATTTGTTATCATCAATTTCCCAAAAAGGTGGAAATGTGATTGATGATTTTGACAagccaaaacaaataaactcatGATTGCTTGTGTTTTTACTGGTTTTTCTTTTGAGCCTGTGGCAACCCTGGCCATTATGCTCAGTTTTATTCAtctgctttttcatttttcttcagcCCAATTGAGTTACTACAACGCAGAGAATTGGAACTAAAGACACCAGCGAATAGCGATGAAGAAGATGACAGTTTAAATAGTATCAAGAAGCAAAAGCGCCCTCTTCTAAAAAGATTTACGAAGAAGAAGCAGAAACCGGCTGCACAGCGTTCACTTAATCCGACTTTTGAAGGGATGGATGGACCCAATCAAAGGGAGATTCCAAAaggtatttgaaaataattttcttcatagGCTTCTAGCAGATAAGTCTCTTTgataacaacaataaaaaagaggGG
Encoded here:
- the LOC136039050 gene encoding zinc finger CW-type PWWP domain protein 1-like, producing MAGKRKFFVPVKNTNIEKRETEENLPSINQPSTSKRQLFTSSSESLPLQSFNFQEKSLPTISQTSKKHLEDLKSGVVCDVNEEKSEKSSACPDIIKEGFDAKNNPTEVEVEMSPDKNVGANNDNAAVAEFAEENEERGLVEPEPVGNGVVRDGIESESSGEEAVSDEDPIELLQRRELELKTPANSDEEDDSLNSIKKQKRPLLKRFTKKKQKPAAQRSLNPTFEGMDGPNQREIPKERKEENMTKEVPSVVQSSSFEAEQVKKSAFDEPSKFNRDPGTWVQCTNSYCEKWRFLKKFRDPSLIPEVWTCSMNSDVTYNDCSIPEESWSKEEEVSSVYTAYVPGSLVWAKVRGYPWWPGMVVQDPEIDKFFQLDGFSELPVEYFVIFFDSGSLTSAWVATKDLKTYSAPDYTKVSLLPIFFFHS